The following are encoded together in the Pseudoalteromonas ruthenica genome:
- a CDS encoding trypsin-like peptidase domain-containing protein — protein MLKKIKFALLPLLSGLGIAFIIVLATPSLRDALLPILSADDFTGSHMSYAKAVRRAAPAVVTVYSERISTQPRYMQRQNTVSELGSGVLMSPDGYILTNYHVINNADLVEVILADGRRFSEVQLVGFDTVTDLALLKVAGENLPAIPVDNDFKPQVGDVVLAIGNPLNLGQTITQGIISATGKQRVTDSSHSSLLQMDAAINVGNSGGALVNSHGDLVGITSAQFKTRANLDIQGIFFAVPYSLAKDVMDKLIRYGRVVRGYMGMDVTAVDQQGREVTNNHMAIAGMRINKMDPLGPAWRAGIKEGDIVVSMGGHSVSNIQQTLERIANTEPGTELEVELYRDGEPHTLTVTVAELETRL, from the coding sequence GTGCTGAAAAAGATTAAGTTCGCCTTGCTGCCGCTATTAAGTGGTCTGGGTATCGCCTTTATTATTGTGCTCGCCACTCCGTCTTTGCGTGATGCTTTGCTCCCCATTCTCTCCGCTGATGACTTTACTGGCTCCCATATGAGCTACGCTAAAGCGGTACGCCGCGCCGCGCCCGCAGTGGTCACAGTGTATTCTGAGCGCATCTCGACTCAGCCACGTTACATGCAAAGACAGAACACCGTATCTGAACTCGGCTCAGGCGTACTAATGAGTCCAGACGGCTACATTTTGACTAACTACCATGTCATTAATAATGCTGATTTAGTCGAGGTCATTCTTGCTGACGGACGCCGTTTTAGTGAGGTGCAGTTAGTAGGGTTCGATACCGTTACTGATTTGGCATTATTGAAAGTCGCGGGAGAGAATCTACCAGCTATCCCGGTTGATAACGACTTCAAACCTCAGGTTGGCGATGTGGTCCTGGCTATTGGTAACCCTCTTAACTTAGGGCAAACCATTACTCAGGGGATTATTAGTGCCACCGGAAAGCAACGAGTAACCGACAGCTCCCACAGTAGCCTGCTACAAATGGATGCTGCAATAAATGTCGGTAACTCAGGCGGAGCCTTAGTGAATTCTCATGGCGACTTGGTTGGCATTACCTCAGCACAGTTTAAAACCCGAGCGAACCTCGATATTCAAGGGATCTTCTTTGCTGTTCCCTACTCTCTCGCTAAGGATGTTATGGATAAGCTTATTCGCTATGGTCGAGTTGTGCGTGGCTACATGGGCATGGATGTAACCGCTGTCGATCAGCAAGGTCGGGAAGTCACTAATAACCATATGGCCATCGCCGGTATGCGTATTAATAAAATGGATCCACTCGGTCCGGCGTGGCGAGCTGGTATCAAAGAAGGCGATATTGTCGTCAGCATGGGCGGGCATTCGGTGAGTAATATCCAACAGACTCTGGAGCGCATTGCCAATACCGAACCGGGGACTGAACTTGAGGTGGAACTCTACCGTGATGGTGAGCCGCACACCTTGACGGTCACCGTCGCTGAACTAGAAACCCGGTTATAA